The DNA segment TTATAGGTTGAATGAGGTATGTCGCCCGGTGCGAAGATGATCCTGGCCGACGCGCCCGTGAAGTTGTCGGTCCAGCTGTCCGGGCTTCCATCGAGGCCGAAGTTTGCTTCTGAGATGAATTTCATAAGGGCCCTGGAAAGCTCTGAACGGGCCGCCATCCTTGCCCTGGCGTCACTTTCCACCTTGAGGGCGATATTGAGCTGAAAACAGGAGAAGCCCGCCATGCTCACTGAAAGGATGAGCACCACGCACATGAGCATCAGCAGCGATGCAAGCGCAAAGCCTCTCGGGCCTCTGCCGGCGTGATTTCCCTGCCTGTGCATCACCGGTACCCCTCCCTGAAATAATTTTAGCAGAAAATACGAGGGAGGAGAAGGGAGTATCCCTCCCTCTTCCTTCAGAACATGTTCTGCGATGCCACATAGAGGGCTACAGAAAGTCCGTAGAGGGCTGCGAACAGAATTTTTACGGCCGTATCGCTCTCCCTTTGTTTCAAAAGGCCTGCCAGCACGATGAAGAGCGGGAAGGCCACGGAATAAAACCTCGTGCACGACAGAAACACATTACCGCCATAGGGCATCACGAGAGGCGGCAGCAGCACAGACCAGGTATAGAGCGAAAGCGGGAGGGGAAGGCGGGCCAGCACAAGCACCCCGGCCGCAAGGGCGAAAATGACTGACCAGGCTTCAATGACAAATATTCCGCCGGGGTATGATCCTCCATAGAGGAAGGCCTGCCCTATTCCTTTCACCACTGTGTTCCAGGGGAGGGACCATTCCCTGAGCCACCCGCTCTGGCTGTGGATAAAGGCGAGGGGATCGCCCGAATGGCCTCTCCAGTAAGCCATGAGGAGAAAAAAAGCGCCGGGGGCAAGAAGAAGAGGGATAAAATCGACATCACGCCGCTCTTTCCTCTGCTGCGCCAGCCATTGCAGCACAAGCGGCACGAAGAGGAGCACGCCGTATATCCTGGTGAGAGCCGCCAGACCACCGAGAATCCCGGCCCACCACCAGCGCCTGTTGAAGGCTGCCAGGAAGGCCCCTGCCGCGCAGGCAAGAAAAAGCGCCTCTGAATAGGGCGCTACAAGAAACAGGCTCCCCGGGAAAAGGGCCTGGAGCCATACGGTCCTTTTCGCGCTCTCCTCATCGCCGTATCTCAGGGCTATGGCGTAAATGCAATAAAGGGCCAGCACGAAGGCAATATTTGCCACAAGGAGCGCCGGGATTATCAGGGGAAGGCCCGTAACCCTGTAGAGCAGGCCCGTGAGCAGCGGATAGAGAGGGAAGAAGGCTGCGGAGTTGTTGCCGGGAGAATAGCCGTCGCGGGCTATGGCACTATACCAGAGGGCATCAGAGCGCTCCCATACCCCGAAAAACGCTTCAAAGGCTTTCCCGTACTGAGGCTTGTGATATCCCCCGGCATCGATGACCACGTTGTTGGGAACAGTCGCCCCGCCGGCAATGGCAGCCATCGATGCGGTGATGCGCACTGCGATATACACGGCAAGGACAAACTTCAGGGCCGGCGGAAGGCTCTTCACCCATGAAATGATACCTGTAATTATGCCTGCCTGCCTGGGAGGTTTCTCACCCTTATCTGGATAGAGCATGGGGGCTTACTTCAATGGGCATGGTTATTCTCCTCTCATGCCCATGAGCGTGACTGACAGCATCATTACTCCCGCTTGGAAGAAGGCGGACGCGGACTTGGTAAGTCCCTGGTGACATTGATAACCGCCTCGGCACCTGCCTGCCGGAATTCAGAGCTCATATACCCGCTCGAAGGCACATCAACCTGCACATGGAGAATGGATTTTTCCCCGTCTTTTTCCAGGGCATAGCCGACAGGGCGATGAACCAGCTCCTTGCTGCCGGACGACATCTTCTCAACCTTGATTCCCTTCACGGCCCCCCAGCCTTCGGGCAGAGGAGCGGCCACCATGGCGCGGTCATTGAACAAGGTCTTATCTTTCGAGAGGTCTGCATGATAGGTATCGGAATAAGTGCTTTTAAGCTGCAGGTTGCTGAGTGCCGCCCTTATCTGGAGCGTTCTGTCATCGATCTGCTTCACAGATATGGTAAAAGGCTGCCCGGTGAAGGCCTCGCAGAGAACCATTGAAGGATCGCCGAAAAGAACCCGCGAAGCCGTGCCTTTGAGCATGATGTCCGCCGGCGCCCACCGGGGAGAAGGCATTCCGCCCTTCAGCCTCTCAAAGCGGGGCAGCTTTCCCCCCGCCCCTATGACCACTCCATCGTAAGTATATTTCATCATGTCACCAAGGGATGCTCCGCTATAGCAAAGATACTCCATCTCCTGGTAAACCGGTATTCCATGATCGGGGTGAAGGGCGGCGCAATATGCCACCGCCGAGTTGCCTAATATCCCGAAAGCAAACGAGGTCCCCGGATCAACGGAATGCTCCTTCACCTTCCCGCTGGCATTGAACAATTCGAACCACTTTCCCGTGACGCCCGTGTAACAGGCTCCATTGAACACCGCGCATGGCGAGAGCTTTAATTGCCTGGCGTAAGGCCCGTTGAGGCAGTCAACGATTCTGTCTGGATACCCGTGGCCGCCAAAATGCACAATGCCCGAACCGTCCATGGATAGAAGACGCTCTTTTGAAAAGCCCTGAATGCCGTGTGATATGGTGTACACCGGGAACTGCCCCGTCAGCACCGGGATCATGAAGCTTCCCTTCTGCTTCTGAAATCCCGTCTTTCCCATCATAGTATTGGGCCCAAGATTGTCCACCGCCTGCAGGGGCAGCTTAAGCCTGCCCTCAACTGCTTCCCTGATTCTCGTTAAAAACAGCAGCACCTTTTCCGGCGACTCACCGGTGATGAAACCGGTGCGGACATCTGCAAAGGGGTCTTCATCGAGCTCAGCAATCATCGTGAGCCATGCCCAGGCAAAGTTCACATCGAGCTCTTCCGGCTTCAGAAAGACCATGGCATAGCGCGGCTTATGCCTGGTGAGAATGGATTCCGCCGAAGAGATATCTTCCGGCGTGAAAGTCTCGGTGAGTGCGTTCCGGTGAAGGTCCTGCGCCACGGTGAGCGCATCAATATAATCCTTTGAGGCATCCTGCGATGCCATGATCAGGTATGAACCTTCTGCAGCCAGCTTTACGGGGAAGCTCCCCGTCATGCCGCCTTTTTCGCCTCTTCCGCAGGCTGTCACTCCGAAGAGAGAAAAGACAAGAAGCAGCAGGACGGCAGCTGACCTTGCTCTGCTTTTCCTCTCCATGCGGCCCTCCGTCAAGACATATGCTGGTCACCACTTTCTTGGAAAAGGTAAATTATCCTGCAAAGTCAAATTATCATAGACAGGCAAATTTTATGCATGGAGGATAAAGAACTATGAAAACCCCGCTCACCTTTGTCATTGCGGCAATAATACTTTTGACGGCGATGCAGCCGGCACTTGCCGCAGGGATCGCTGCCGCCCCCGGGGACCTCACTGCCAGGACCTACAGCGCCCCTGAAATATTCGGCGCCATCAAGGCAGGCAGCCTCGCAAAGGTAAAATCGATTGTGGAAGACAATCCCGGCGCCATCACAATGAGAGAACCGAAGCATGGCCTTACGCCTCTCCACATTGCGGTACTCATGGGGCAGACCAAGATAGCCTCTTACCTCATAGGGAAAAATGCCCCTATAAATGCCAAGGATGAGCTCCTTGTGACCCCGCTTCATATTGCAGCCTGGAACGGCAACCTGGAGATCGTGAAGCTGCTTGAGCATCACAAGGCGGGCATCAATGCGGAGACAGTCTTCTGCTGGACCCCCCTCCATTATGCCGATGCTTATAAACAGAAGGACGTGGCGGAATTCCTGGAGGAAAAAGGGGGCAAAAAAGGCGAGGACAAGAGGATATGGGAGAACCCCATCACCCCGCGGCGCATCGTGCAGCTGAAATGGAAAAAAGAGGTCTGGGATGTAAGCCTCATTGACGGCAAGCTCACTCTTGAATTCCCGAAGTCCAAAAATGACAAATCATACTTCATAGACAACGCCGTGAATTATTTCAAGACTGCCATTACCGCCGACGGACCCTACGTGGTGTACAAAACAGGGAGCGACGTGCTTTACTACCACATGAGCATGAAGAAATCCCCGAAAAAGGGGAAAGTGGTGAGATGTGACGTGGTAGCGGCAGGAGTCACTGCAGGAAAGACAGGCGTCAACCTCTACCTGGTGAACCCCTCTCACAAGCTCACCAAGTACTGGATAGACGGCAGCGGCGTGAAGGTCAGATGGGAGCGCCACATCCTTTACAATGAAAGCGGTTTCATGAACTGACACCAGACGAGAGGGAGAGTGCCTAAAAATTATATGACGATTCCAGCAGGAAAAGGCTGCCTTTCCAGTCGTTGGTTGAAGAGAAGGCGCCTCCGTAATTCGAGGGGGAGCTGTCGGCAAAATTGAAAAAGTGCATGTGCGCAGAAAACTTGAGAGTGTCGTCATTGTCAAAGACGATGCCAGCTTTGGGGATGGTGCACTTCTGGCTGAAACGGTAATTCAAGTCGTTCTGGAACCAGTGCCCCGAGGTGGTGACCTCGCGCATTCCCAGGACAAACTCCACATGCTTGATGAACTCTATATCCATCCAGAGCGAAAGGTTGTCAACGGTCTTGTCGTAGCTCCGGCCAAGGGCATCGGTCCCCCTCTGGAGGCGAAGATTTTCATAATAGCCGCCGAACTCGATTTCAGTGGTTTTAAAGGGGAAGCGGCGGAACTTGAAGCAGAACTCGGGAGCAAAGATATTCACTGTCCCCTTCACGCTGTTGTTGACCCATTTCGTCCCCCCCGCGGGGAATATGTAGTCATTGACGGCAAAATGGTCGTAGCCGT comes from the Candidatus Eremiobacterota bacterium genome and includes:
- a CDS encoding ankyrin repeat domain-containing protein, with the translated sequence MKTPLTFVIAAIILLTAMQPALAAGIAAAPGDLTARTYSAPEIFGAIKAGSLAKVKSIVEDNPGAITMREPKHGLTPLHIAVLMGQTKIASYLIGKNAPINAKDELLVTPLHIAAWNGNLEIVKLLEHHKAGINAETVFCWTPLHYADAYKQKDVAEFLEEKGGKKGEDKRIWENPITPRRIVQLKWKKEVWDVSLIDGKLTLEFPKSKNDKSYFIDNAVNYFKTAITADGPYVVYKTGSDVLYYHMSMKKSPKKGKVVRCDVVAAGVTAGKTGVNLYLVNPSHKLTKYWIDGSGVKVRWERHILYNESGFMN